One Rhodoferax sp. GW822-FHT02A01 genomic window, TGTCGTCCCTGCCACCTTTGAGCCTCTATATCCATCTGCCCTGGTGCCTGAAAAAGTGCCCGTACTGCGATTTCAATTCGCACGCGGTGCAAGGCGACGGACTGCCCGAACAGCGCTACCTGTATGCCCTGGTGGCCGATCTGGATGCGGCGCTGCCGCTGATCTGGGGCCGCCCGGTACACAGCATCTTCATCGGAGGTGGCACGCCCAGCCTGTTCTCGCCCGCATCCATAGACCGGTTGCTGGGCGACGTACGGGCACGGTTGCCATTGACGCCGGATTGCGAGATCACCATGGAGGCCAACCCCGGCACTTTCGAGAAGGACCGCTTCCGCGCCTTCCGCCAGGCCGGTGTCACGCGTCTGTCGATTGGTGTGCAGAGCTTTAACGACGCACACCTGAAGGCGCTGGGCCGCGTGCACGACAGCGCCCAGGCGCTGGCCGCTGTGGAAGAGGCGGCGCAGGCCTTTGACACCTTCAACCTGGACATCATGTATGCGCTGCCCGGGCAGACGCTGCAGCAGGTGGATGAAGACATTGCCCGGGCCTTGCAGTTCAAGCCGCCGCACATTTCGATCTACCACCTGACCATAGAGCCCAACACCTATTTCGCCAAGTACCCGCCGGCGGTGCCGGAGGATGATGCGGCTTACGCCATGTTGGATCTGATCACCGAACGCACCCAGACCGCCGGCTTGCAGCGTTACGAGGTGTCGGCGTATGCGCGAGATGGCCACCGTTGCTGGCACAACCTCAACTACTGGCAGTTTGGTGACTATCTGGGTATTGGCGCGGGCGCCCACAGCAAGATCAGC contains:
- the hemW gene encoding radical SAM family heme chaperone HemW, which codes for MPVIPVTPHEPQQEAVAQHDIQHYMRPGGLQLSSLPPLSLYIHLPWCLKKCPYCDFNSHAVQGDGLPEQRYLYALVADLDAALPLIWGRPVHSIFIGGGTPSLFSPASIDRLLGDVRARLPLTPDCEITMEANPGTFEKDRFRAFRQAGVTRLSIGVQSFNDAHLKALGRVHDSAQALAAVEEAAQAFDTFNLDIMYALPGQTLQQVDEDIARALQFKPPHISIYHLTIEPNTYFAKYPPAVPEDDAAYAMLDLITERTQTAGLQRYEVSAYARDGHRCWHNLNYWQFGDYLGIGAGAHSKISFAHRVVRQVRFRDPARYMQQALAGAALAQDEEVARNDLAFEYMLNALRLRHGFGLRDFTERTGLSSSSIEAALVEAERKGLIERDFARVRPTVRGFDFLSDLQELFLSNAS